The DNA region CATTTCCTTTACATGTGGGGAGTGATAAACCTGGAATATCTGGATTGTGGAAACCTAAATCTACTGGCTGGGCCAGAAGCGTTTATTGCTGATTTTCATTTGATCAGCGATCTTATCTGGTGAGCGTAATCTAATACTATTAAGCTGGATGATGCCAGTGGAAAATTGAACATACTGTAGTGTCAAGAAGTCTGAAGGACTTTTTTTATGCttttcacattttatttgtttctggcttttattgttttttcaataTTGATCCTATAAGGACATTCTAGGGATTGCATGCATATATGTAAACCGAGTTTAAAGTAGATATGAGATATTGTTGAGCGCTCTGCATATTACCCCAACttcacaaaaaaattgcaccacttttagaacctaaaatccggaaagaatcataacgccaagggggttaatgccaGCACGTTGGCAGGGCCAAATtcctactttttaccacccaaggcccagtaCCTCCAGTCGCCCCATGAAAACAGTGTGACTATGATTGGATTATCGGACACAGGAAAAGGAGGGAGGTTAGAGATACTGATAGATCAGGGTACTGTATtaggtatttacaaaaaaaatgtggtTAGGAGAGATTAAAGGCTAGGCATTTTGGCAAAAAGGGGAGACTAGGAATTTGATAATAGGATTATGGGAAAAGGGATAACATTATCAAGTTAAGGTTACTGATCAGAAGATTAATGTGATTAATTtgactgagaacagtcagtgacaggactaccgTATGTACTTTTTAACcatttgccgaccgcgcactcataacgcgcgtcggcaaagtggtagctgcaggaccagcgacgcagtattgcgtcgccagctgcaggctaattaatcaggaagcagccgctcgcgcgagcggctgcttcctgtcaattcacggcggggggctccgtgaatagcctgcgggccgccgatggcggctcgcaggctaaatgtaaacacaagcggaaataatccgctttgtttacattgtacggcgctgctgcgcagcagcgccgtaaggcagatcggcgatccccggccaatcagcggccggggatcgccgccatgtgacaggggacgtcctgtcactggctgcacaggacggatagcgtcctgtgcagccccgatcaccggggatgacaggtaggagagggaggggggaatttcgccgcggaggggggctttgaggtgccccccccgcaacatgccagccaagaggagcgatcagaccccccctgcacaccatccccataggggggaaaaaaggggggcgatctgatcgctctgcgtgctgcctgatctgtgctgggggctgcagagcccacccagcacagatcacagaatactgcgctggtccttaagggggggtaaagggtgggtcctcaagtggttaaagtgctgcagaagtgtcagtgctatatacaaaaaatacataataataataatatggtaggacattagactatgactatggtaggattagattgtgagctcctctgaggacagtcagtgacacaactatgtattctgtaatgtgctgcaatacatactaatatggtaggacattactatgactatggcaggaataACAAAAAGAAAACCCCATGTGTGAATAGAAgaataaagttggccatacatcaggtgacttagcggccgatcgaccatctgattcgattattagAATTAaactggatgaaaatcggtgaatGACAATGAGATCAATTTCGGGAAGAAAATTGGTCACATTCTCGATTGCGCATGTTGCAAGATGTTGGGTCGACTTACTCGATCAGCGGCGCAGCAGGAACGGCATGCTATTTCCTGATGATCGAGACAAAAACCctggcgctgtcccccctaattaAGAATGTCCCCCCGTGccccgtgtaaagtatacattacctgtccgtgtcctGCGCTTGTCCCTCCACTAATCCTGGCGCATTCCCCTCTCCATATACgcgcgccccatgtggtttcctacTAAGGCGCgtgcgtgtgacatcacacacgcacacCATTACTTGGAAAAcacgtggggtgcgtgtatggaGAGGATATATCACGGAGGCAGCGAGGGACAAGCACAGGCtgtggacaggtaatatatacttTACACAGGgaaccgggggtgggggggggatttacattaggggggcacagcGTCCGGGCAGCGGGGCGGTGCACAAGGCTGATTCCagatcgattttagcatgaaatagatcgggaatcagcctgtggtgtatgggcagttgacagatctctctcttatcagattcgattagagagagatttgtctcttggtcgaatctgcccatacattgctacatgtatgggtaccttttagGAATAAAAGGGAAAGGTCTGTGGAAGGAGGAGAAGGTGAATGCTGCCTGATTAACAAACTGAAATGTGAGACTGGGCTGAACTGAGATAAGACAAGTGATAGGAGCTAGCTAACAGGACATGAGGGTAGAGCCAAACAGCTTCATATGTCACAGCGGCTCCGGGCTGGGGGAGAGGAAGAAGGGGTGGAGAGGGAGACAGCTGGTCAATCTACAGCAGCTCAGGACCAGGCAGCGAGCTGCAAGTGTGTGTGCAAAATACCTGCTATTCTGCACATAATTCACTCTCCTTGATCCTCACAGTGCTGCCCATCTTCTAACTTCTTCTTCCACCTGGGCTCAAATCTTGGCTTGTCTCGTTTCTTCTCAGCCCCTCCCCTTAGtgtcagagaggagaggagggaccTGTTCTCTCTGTGCTGTGACCCACTCTAGGGAGACTGGGGGACAGTACGGCAGCAGGAAGCTGATTACCGAAAAATAGCTAATCTGCTGCCAGTGTGCGACACCCACCCCAGCTCTCCTGCCGCTCACAGACGGCTTTGCGGAAATCCAGCCATGCATGCTGtggggtgaagggggggggggtaggctctTTAGGGTTCCCTGGGGGCCCCAGGAACCCTCACTGAAGTGATAGTTGTTCCCCTTTCCCCAATGGCAGCCCTGTGACCTGCACACAACATATGGCTCAACAATACAGTTGTGATTGTAATTTTGCTTAACCTGATCCAGACCTTGATTACTGAAATCTATGTCCAGTTTATGTCCTGTTAtatctgccagggtgtagattttaatCATTCCCATGACATGCACCATTCGCCGTTCTCACCAATGTCCGTGTTGCTGAATGTGCTCACTCTGCTGTCgcgctgacagcagagcttctgtgCATTGGTCAGGATTGCTGTGATTGccatgagccaatcacagcaatcactgCTCTTAAAAAGGCAAGCATACCTCTACACTCTCCTAATTATCTAATACTTTCAGTTTACAACTACACTCTGTAATGACaaaaaaacagagcagagctaatgaccttttgaactctgctgcagtaaaaccttaaacaaacaaacagtgagagacaggttgagataagtgcttcagaaaacagcactgtagccaaccaagcttggtcagagaactcagataagctcttttgcatagataacaactgaagtttcttaactcttcgtgtactggaaacaatatgagacttatatctgtactactgatgttctatttcttagctgtactacacatgcaaatcattatctcattagtttattttcacttcaaattccctttaaagtACTCACGAGGCcaaatactaaaaaaaagttaaatacctgcatgaaatttTAATGCACGGAGGACACCATTCGCGCCCTCAgtaccgttccgccgggtccacgctgctcattagccccccgggccggctcccgaccccacagaccgggtcgggctctcctgccttcaCCAAAATGGCAGcttgagctggccgcggctgcgcagtccgcacagacgcgagtgcggctgtgcagctctagggcctccccccgatcaacgctacaggagacagcctaatgagcagcggggacccggcagaacggcacggagggcgcggatggtgtcctccgtgcattaaaatttcatgcaggtatttaactttttttttgtatttggcctcgtgagtcctttaaggaCTCTGCTACACTGCGGTCGTCAGCAAAGAACGATAAACGACAGGTCGTCTGataatcgtttaaaaaaaaagcaaattaatTTATGTGTAGTgctaatggtaaatagaacattaataactTAGAACTCTTATTTATATTTTGAATTAAAGGGCTGCATTCTAAAAGAGCAGCCATGACACTATCACAGGTCACTTTATTAGCCTCTAACGAAATGTTTGCACGCAAAACATCTGTCAGGCTCGTGAACCCCCACTGCTGCTAACCACCCTGTATGTATGCACCGATGATTAAAAGGTACCATAGCAATTACAGTGCCTCATTTTCTTTTTCCTATGCAGCCATGACagtagtctaaaggtggccatacacttatagatttgcagcatatttgaccatcagatagatttctgtcagatgcctgtcaagtcgaatctgacaggaacagtgctgctcggataccatttttcactatctggaactaattcggatccggatacccagatattcgATCCGGGTCAGATATCTGGATCAAAATTTCCGACCCCAGTATTCggggtatccggccggattcggatatctggatagaaaaacctgaagtgccctttaaattgctttaaaaaggttttttagggtcaatgaggcatgtatcattattattttgcaaaggggaacactaattaatgatctggggacttaaaatccccctccccccaaaaaagaaaaatggctgttaattaacatcaggcctaggttccagacagcggtcgtgcagcccacattgtgtccaaagtccaaaatgcaaagtgtaaagtgcaaagtgccaagtgccacgtgcaaacatgtgcaaagtgccaagtgcaaagtgccacgtgccatgtgcaaacacgtgcaaagtgccacgtgcaaagtgctaagtgccacgtgcaaacacgagcAAAGTgcgaagtgcaaagtgccacgtgcaaagtgcaaagtaccatgtgcaaagtgcaaagtaccatgtgcaaagtgcaaagtgtgaagtgcaaagtgcgaagtgcacatgccactttgcacgtggcactttgcacatggcactttgcacgtgtttgcatgtggcacttcgcactttgcacttggctctTTGCACGTGGCAATTTGCACTTTGcaaatgtttgcacgtggcacttcgcactttgcacttttttatgtggcactttgcactttgcacatgtttgcatgtggcactttgcactttgcacgtggcactttgcactttgcacgtgtttgcatgtggcacttggcactttgcactttgcacgtgtttgcacgtggcactttgcactttgcacatagcactttgcactttgcatgtgtttgcacgtggcactttgcacttggcactttgcacgtgtttgcacgtgtttgcacgtgtttgcacgtggcaggcagcagctgaccagttgtgtgcacagcacacacacacaccgacacatagcagctgcagcagcactgcagcacacactctaaatgtCACACTATAGTCTAtggcatcaatcaagctaatgaatgtttttttgcacgtggcactttgcacgtggcacttgtcactttgcatgtggcactttgcacgtgacgctttgcactttgcatgtgtttgcacgtggcatttCGCACCTTGCACTTGGCTCTTTGAACGTGGCAAATTGCACTTTAcaagtgtttgcacgtggcactttttcatgtgtcactttgcactttgcacatgtttgcacgtggcactttgcactttgcacgtggcactttgcactttgcacgtgtttgcatgtggcacttgccactttgcactctgcatgtgtttgcacgtggcatttCGCACCTTGCACTTGGCTCTTTGAACGTGGCAAATTGCACTTCAcaagtgtttgcacgtggcactttttcatgtggcactttgcactttgcacatgtttgcacgtggcactttgcacgtggcactttgcactttgcacgtgtttgcatgtggcacttgccactttgcactttgcatgtgtttgcacgtggcactttgcactttgcacatggcactttgcactttgcatgtgtttgcacgtggcactttgcacttggcactttgcacgtggcactttgtgcgtgtttgcacgtggcactttgcacctgtttgcacgtgtttgcacgtggcactttgcatgtggcactttgcactttgcacgtgtttgcacgtggcaggcagcagctgaccagttgtgtgcacagcacacacacacaccgacacatagcagctgcagcagcactgcagcacacactctaaatgtCACACTATAGTCTAtggcatcaatcaagctaatgaatgtttttttgcacgtggcactttgcacgtggcacttgtcactttgcatgtggcactttgcacgtgacgctttgcactttgcatgtgtttgcacgtggcatttcgcaccttgcacttggcactttgcactttgcacatggcactttgcactttgcatgtgtttgcacgtggcactttgcacttggcactttgcacgtggcactttgtgcgtgtttgcacgtggcactttgcacctgtttgcacgtgtttgcacgtggcactttgcatgtggcactttgcactttgcacgtgtttgcacgtggcaggcagcAACTGACCAgttgtgtgcacagcacacacacacaccgacacatagcagctgcagcagcactgcagcacacactctaaatgtCACACTATAGTCTAtggcatcaatcaagctaatgaatgtttttttgcacgtggcactttgcacgtggcacttgtcactttgcatgtggcactttgcacgtgacgctttgcactttgcatgtgtttgcacgtggcatttCGCACCTTGCACTTGGCTCTTTGAACGTGGCAAATTGCACTTTAcaagtgtttgcacgtggcacttggcactttgcatgtggcactttgcacatgtttgcatgtcgctctttgcacttggcactttgcactttgcacgtgtttgcacgtggcactttgcacttggcactttgcacgtgtttgcacgtggcacttttgaactttgcacttgacactttgcacgtggcactttgcactttgcatgtgtttgcacgtggcactttgcccttggcactttgcacatgtcactttgcacgtgtttgcagatggcactttgcactttgcacgtggcactttgcacgtgtttgcacgaaaaaacctgggacacagggacagctgctggatGCAGCGACATTTAGGTTTTATGAGGTAGGATTAGATCCAATGcagctctatgggccatcgatctgttgccagcagcagatcgacctacattttccattctgtcagatagatcaaattgattgaaatcaatcaaaatcgatcgcaaatcaatcgattggctgatttgaaagaatTGATTTATAATCGATCGATTCTGCAGGGGCGGCCATTTATATGGCTACGCTTTAAGAAataggaatggttggtgatattaacttcctgtttgtggcacattagtatatgtgaggggggaaacttttcaagatagttggagaccatggcggccattttgaagtcagccattttgaatccaacttttgttttttcaataggaagagggtcatgtgacacatcaaacttattgggaatttgggaatttcacaagaaaaacaatggtgtgcttggttgtaACGTAACTttgttctttcatgagttatttacaagtttctctttgtgtacagccattgacatgtcgccgagatTAACACATGAGGAGcgtatagaaattgtgttgatgtctggtgaacgcagtaatcgggtcattgcagcagatttcaatgcaagacaccctacgagaccaccaatctcccatgctacagttatcaaactgcttgctaagttttgtgaaactagttcagtgttggatttgccaaaatgtggacgcatgaaatctgtctctaatgaagaaacatcagtggctgtcctagcttcattcatcaatagcccacagcgtagcactcgccgcatgtcactggagagtggcattagtcgaacatcccttcggcagatattagctactcacaaatggcaaccttacaaactccagctactgcagcatctcaacgaggatgaccccgatcggcgcactgaatttgcagaatgggtaaaacaaaaattggaacaggaccctcagtttacgcagaagattttgttcagtgatgaggcaaacttttatgtgaatggtgaagttgacAAACAAaaccactgctattggtctgacactaacccacattggataaatccctccaagacttttggaacaaaaaaattgatggtatggtgtggtatatggggtacaaagatagtgggaccattcttcatcaatggaaacctcaaggccactggatatgcgaaattgctacatgatgatgtatttcactctttatgcactgaagttggcatgttccctgagtttttccagcaagatggtgcaccaccacattatgggtgtcaggtctgagcattcctagatgaacagtttcctggaaagtggattggtcatcgtgggccagttgaatggcccccaaggcctCCCGATCTGAcctccttagacttttatctttgaggtcatctgaaggcaattgtctatgctgtgaagatacgagatgtgcagcacctaaaactatggatactggaagcccatGCTAGcaattctcctgcggtgttgctatcagtgtgtgaagagtgggagaagagggttgcattgacaatccaacacaatgggcagcacattgaacacattttataagtggtcagaaacttgtaaataactcatgaaaaaataaagttatgttaaaaccaagcacccCATTGttcttcttgtgaaattccctatacgtttgatgtgtcacatgaccctcttcctattgaaaaaacaaaagttggattcaaaatggccaacttcaaaatggctgccatggtcaccaccatcttgaaaagtttcccccctcacatatactaatgtgccacaaacaggaagttaatatcaccaaccattcccatgagacactgaagcgaaaaaaaaaatgatataatgaattggttgtgtactatgaataattactagaagattagcagcaaagaaaatattctcatatttttattttcaggtatatagtgttttcttacattgcatcattctctaatatgtgcagattacacaacactctgcattcaaaatgattctttcagagcagtctatgaactaatgacctctcctctagcagataaaaagaaaactgttcacttacagttcagataataaaagtcagaaggcagccctctccacgactttgaaagtcgtagagattaatggcttttttgcatagagataacaactggagtttcttaactcttcctgtactggaaacaattacactgatgtatctgatcttaatgttttatttcttagctgtgctacacatacaaatcataatatcataatttttttcgcttcagtgtctctttaagatgtatccatataaatggcctacCCTGTttagaatcgattgatcgatcaatggctgaaatcgaccagtgtatgggccccttaatgtaACATTTGGAAAATTTgcttcttagggcccttttccaccagcgcgctgGCTGAATTgcaaagacgcaaaccgctagcgattttacaatcgctacggttttctttttaacataggaatcgcggtaggtcatttccactaccgcgattccttttttacgggaacgcgaacgcgcggcggagcgatatttgccgcgattttgctatgcagtgcatagcatagcaaaatcgcggccgcaaacgtcggggaatcgccggtaattgcaattcagcaatcgctagcattcacgctgaacgctagcgactgctagtggaaaagggcccttacagctgCAAAACCAAAAGAAGTATTTACCCTGTGAAGCACTAAAATGCTATCATTAGTCTTATCTcagccagataaaaaaaaaatttggcttaTGTTTACATTTCAGTAATCTGTTGAACAagttaatttgcatagataacaactcaagtgttttatttttactacTTGCAATGCAGGAACAAACGAGAGGAACTTCAGACAATTTATAAGAAGTGCCTAGTATACATGTATGTACCTATGTATTACTATGTATCTATGTTTATTTAATgtctaggtacactttaaattttaaATAAAGAGCAAAGATGGTGTGGCACGCCCCTATTCCTATGTGCTCCGTAGAAACTGCTGTGAATCATCAATCttgtacaagaagaaaaaaagatacGGGCACCGGCCTTCATTACCATGTGGTTTGTTGCATCTCCTTTAACATCATATGTAGCAAACATCAAGATCAAACCTCGTCATCCATGTTCGTATGAACTGCAAGGGCAGTTGTGGGAGTGGAGGTGGGGTGGCAGGCACTAAGGTGAGacaggcgacggccgtttcgtgtcctCCTGGACACTTGGTCATGCTGCATTGGAACACAGCGTGACCATAGCGTCCAGGAGGAAGTAAAACTGCAGTTGCCTGTCCCACCTTAGTGCCCGCCACCCCACCTCCATTACCACGGCTGCCCTTGCAGTTCATACGAACATGGATGACAAGGTTTGATCTTGATGTTTGCTACATATGATTTTCAAGGAGATGCAATAAACCACTTGGTAAGGACGACCGGTGCCCGTATCTTTTTTCTTCTTGTACAATACTTTAAATTGTGTTTGTCACCATCTTTATATCATTCCAGTACACTTTGACTGAGTGATCTTATCATTATGATGTCATATGATTGACAGGAGTACCACCGTTAGTAACTACAATGAATGGACCTTTTTACAGGATCCGAAGATGTCAAGAGACCCTAAATGCAACAGCACAGAGCAGGCCCCTTTTATGGAAGAATGGAAGGCGCGACGAGAAAGAATGCGGTTGCGCTCTTCCTCCTCCAGTTTTGTAGGGGGCAAGTCAATAGATATGCAGATACAGCAAGAGGTTGACGGCCACACCCATTCCTGGACATCACATTTTAGTCATGAACATGAGAAAGATACTGGAGTTAAAGCAAATGCAGCATCCATCAAAGTCCAAactctggtggctgcagaagttgAAGCCCATGAGCCTGTGATTTCGAAAACCAAAGAGAAGAAAGGAAGCCCTCAGAAGAAGCACCGTACTCAGATCGAGAAAAGGAAGCTCAGAGAGAAGAGACGTCCCACTGGCGTGGTGAATATGTTTCCATCTGAGGCAAGTGAGAAACTGTGCTCACACAATCTCATTTTTATAGATTTAATCAAAATCTAAATATTTTGAATGGAACCATTTATTAATGTAAAACCCCAAACAAACTACTGCTACCATTGGCTAAAGTCATGAGATATAGAGGTGTAGTAGTAAACATAAAACTTAGATGAAGTATTTTTACTTTCTTATAACAGGAAGGCATAAGGCCACTACATCCAAAAAGGACCATGTAGACAGATCACATAAATGTGATTGAGTGCATCTGCTAAATCAGGATTTGTAGAGGTTACTAGCATACTTCTAACTTTCATCTGTATGTTTATtaatccctgtgtgtgtgtttaatccAAGGGCACAGCCAGAACCCAAACCAGAGAGTTGAAAAcaatctaaggcccagtgcacaccaaaaacctctagtagatccgcaaaatgctagaggttttgaaGCAAATTTCAgatcgattctaggcatgtttagagacgttttctaaacatgcctaacgttttttgcagtgtttttgtgtagcagagttcgaatattgttacagtaaagctgttactgaacagcttctgtaacaaaaatgcctggaaaacctctctgatctagcgtttttcagagcggttttccaatttCCTATActataacattgaggcagaaacgccttagaaatctaaaaaatgctgcagcccccgagtttgcgtttgtggaaaaaacgagccgctctgttgtgcaccatcccactcactttcattagccaagcggttttccccttgcaagcgttttaaaaaacgcttcacaaccgctctggtgtgcaccagcccttagagtgaGAAAGAAATACACTGGGATTGGACTTCAACTTGAATAAATAGGTATAAGCAGGTTAACGTTTAGGGGCCCTGACAAATTaggtttttgaaaaaatatatatatattatttctaACTGAGTCtccaatttatctgaaaacatttTTCATCTATCTGTGCTAAAACTTTCTAGAACTTCATTTTCTATTTCTTGCTTGCCTTCttgacccagcttttggtgcacacGCAACATATTTTGTCATTGTTGAGCACAACCAAGTTAATAAACAAGTAGCCCTTCTTGGCTTCTTGGTTGGAGCAATGAAATGGGAAAAAAGTTTAGTTTGGACATTTGTACCATAGTTCTGCCATTACATTTttccaaattttaaaaaaaaatcacagaaacactgcaggtttttttttttttttttttttttttcggctaGACTCATTTACTGGCATCTCCAACATATGGGTACAATAACAGTAAAGAAAATGTGGGTAAATTGTCATTGGAAAATGTTTCCTCCAGTCATGCTATCAAAAGAACCAGATAAGGGATTATTCTTTTGCAAGTGTACATGTGATAGACTATTTTGTACAATCTCCAACTGGTCCTGGACTGTACTGGATACACAGGAAAAGCAATATGCAACAGTATGCATATGTAAGCAGAAAGA from Hyperolius riggenbachi isolate aHypRig1 chromosome 11, aHypRig1.pri, whole genome shotgun sequence includes:
- the LOC137538150 gene encoding PRKC apoptosis WT1 regulator protein-like isoform X2, whose translation is MSRDPKCNSTEQAPFMEEWKARRERMRLRSSSSSFVGGKSIDMQIQQEVDGHTHSWTSHFSHEHEKDTGVKANAASIKVQTLVAAEVEAHEPVISKTKEKKGSPQKKHRTQIEKRKLREKRRPTGVVNMFPSEDPDENEDVTENDEHKDQEVFIHNQELRISGGTGINRTDVHPVSPAPDNRIQDSQSWMEELQKTVSGKRQENLILTMQLNDKEESLLELYKEKNSLSQEEIEAMRS
- the LOC137538150 gene encoding PRKC apoptosis WT1 regulator protein-like isoform X1, with translation MSRDPKCNSTEQAPFMEEWKARRERMRLRSSSSSFVGGKSIDMQIQQEVDGHTHSWTSHFSHEHEKDTGVKANAASIKVQTLVAAEVEAHEPVISKTKEKKGSPQKKHRTQIEKRKLREKRRPTGVVNMFPSEDPDENEDVTENDEHKDQEVFIHNQELRISGGTGINRTDVHPVSPAPDNRIQDSQSWMEELQKTVSGKRQENLILTMQLNDKEESLLELYKEKNSLSQKIKRTEDENKKLKEENQRLLKMMGQLSS